The Latilactobacillus sakei subsp. sakei DSM 20017 = JCM 1157 genome includes a window with the following:
- a CDS encoding MFS transporter, with the protein MKKTTNRWIALVAMSLGVFMGLLDVTVVNVALPSMAVDFKTTFSNLQWVLNAYTLMYAVSLLIVSKLGDMFGRKKIFIMSMILFTAASVVNGLAPNLLVLDIGRAIQAIGGSGMMSLSMALVASNFEGRERGTALGILGSVIGFSTAIGPLVGGFLVESFGWPSIFFVNLPVGIISVYLVIRNVKETPAYGAGESIDFMGMFLSAIGLFSGIYGLIQKEQHMHWAWTDMRIMGWLVASVLILALFVFVELKAKAPMMNLTLLTNRHFVGVVILAFSLGAGIFALAAYQTSLMQNYMGYSAFSTGVHQLPMSLWSLVLGPFTGVLGYKFGKKWLIAFGFTVSALGLLIFRQVTTTDFTYMQLLPLLALTGLGNAIINPMINTAAMDNINPQEIGMASGLLNVFRQIGITVGVVILGLSQTNAYESSLSTGFSGSSIPKAAATGIHQSLVEAGAFSGHAIAWGQQLVKTPYAAKVQQMVVTAFDKGMIAVVTTSLVLMVIAILAALFLLKETKSVDQKPQK; encoded by the coding sequence ATGAAAAAAACAACAAATCGTTGGATAGCGCTGGTCGCTATGAGCCTAGGGGTCTTTATGGGGCTACTAGATGTCACCGTCGTTAATGTGGCTTTGCCCAGTATGGCGGTTGATTTTAAAACCACTTTCAGTAACTTACAATGGGTATTGAACGCCTACACGTTAATGTATGCGGTCAGTTTGTTAATTGTTTCCAAATTAGGGGACATGTTCGGGCGCAAGAAAATTTTTATTATGAGTATGATTTTATTCACGGCCGCTTCTGTCGTTAACGGACTGGCACCAAACTTATTGGTATTGGATATTGGTCGTGCAATTCAAGCAATTGGTGGCTCTGGGATGATGAGTTTATCGATGGCGCTAGTGGCATCGAACTTTGAAGGGCGTGAACGGGGAACAGCACTGGGGATTTTAGGCTCCGTCATTGGTTTTTCAACTGCCATCGGACCTTTGGTGGGTGGCTTTTTAGTCGAAAGTTTCGGTTGGCCATCAATTTTCTTCGTCAACTTACCAGTTGGGATTATTTCGGTTTACTTAGTGATTCGGAATGTTAAAGAAACACCAGCATATGGTGCAGGCGAATCAATCGATTTTATGGGGATGTTTTTATCAGCAATTGGTTTATTCTCCGGGATTTATGGCTTAATTCAAAAAGAACAACACATGCACTGGGCTTGGACCGACATGCGGATTATGGGGTGGTTAGTCGCTTCCGTTTTGATTCTAGCGCTCTTCGTTTTTGTGGAATTGAAAGCCAAAGCACCAATGATGAACTTGACGTTACTTACAAATCGCCATTTCGTGGGTGTTGTGATTTTGGCCTTCTCATTAGGGGCTGGGATCTTTGCCTTAGCCGCTTATCAAACGAGTTTGATGCAAAATTATATGGGATATTCAGCCTTTTCAACTGGGGTCCATCAATTGCCAATGAGTCTATGGTCACTTGTCTTGGGACCATTCACCGGGGTATTAGGTTATAAATTTGGTAAAAAATGGCTGATTGCTTTTGGGTTTACAGTCTCGGCACTCGGTTTATTAATCTTTAGACAAGTGACCACGACCGATTTTACTTACATGCAATTATTACCGTTGCTTGCGCTAACTGGGTTAGGGAATGCGATTATCAATCCAATGATCAATACAGCGGCGATGGACAATATTAATCCTCAAGAAATCGGAATGGCCTCCGGTTTGTTGAACGTTTTCCGTCAAATTGGGATTACCGTGGGGGTCGTGATTCTCGGATTGTCACAAACAAACGCCTATGAGAGTAGCTTAAGTACTGGCTTTAGTGGGAGTTCAATCCCAAAGGCGGCAGCAACTGGGATTCACCAATCATTAGTCGAAGCGGGTGCTTTTTCAGGGCATGCAATCGCATGGGGGCAGCAATTAGTGAAGACGCCGTATGCTGCCAAGGTGCAACAAATGGTGGTCACAGCTTTTGATAAAGGGATGATTGCTGTGGTCACGACGTCCTTAGTTTTAATGGTGATTGCCATTTTAGCAGCACTTTTCTTATTAAAAGAAACAAAAAGTGTCGATCAAAAACCCCAAAAATAA